A single window of Ananas comosus cultivar F153 linkage group 17, ASM154086v1, whole genome shotgun sequence DNA harbors:
- the LOC109723376 gene encoding F-box protein At1g67340-like gives MRTRNGLCYPKREDAAHVSGRHRRRKRPRAEYAAVAAAGKRRRRAAAASPADFVSALLTCKRFNELGMQRMVLSKASAKAVAVRAKDWSEPAHRFLKRCVDAGNLEACYMLGMIRFYCLENRGSGASLMARAAMGCHAAALYSLGVIQFNGSGGSKGDKDLRAGAALCARAAALGHVDALRELGHCLQDGYGVRRSLPDGRRLLLHANARELHLSLRSLPANHHGPHPHPHPHHHGQAPPRCCSLLSDFGCHVAAGEGHPANRFLVEWFGCGRGKRLAEEEGLRMCSHEGCGRPETRRAEFRRCSVCGAVNYCSRACQALHWKLAHKADCSPLDRWLLPDPNPPIIPAPPPRPCPAPEMV, from the exons ATGAGGACGAGAAACGGGCTCTGCTACCCAAAGCGCGAGGATGCGGCGCACGTTAGCGGTCGCCACCGCAGGAGGAAGAGGCCGCGGGCGGAGTACgcggccgtcgccgccgccgggaAGAGGCGGCGccgcgcggcggcggcctccCCCGCCGACTTCGTGAGCGCTCTCTTAAC GTGTAAGAGGTTTAATGAGCTGGGGATGCAGCGGATGGTGCTGTCGAAGGCGTCGGCGAAGGCGGTGGCGGTGCGGGCGAAGGATTGGTCGGAGCCGGCGCACCGGTTCTTGAAGCGGTGCGTCGACGCCGGGAACCTCGAGGCGTGCTATATGCTCGGCATG ATCCGGTTCTACTGCTTGGAGAACCGGGGGAGCGGGGCGTCGCTGATGGCGCGGGCGGCGATGGGGTGCCACGCGGCGGCGCTGTACTCGCTGGGGGTGATCCAGTTCAACGGGAGCGGGGGGTCGAAGGGCGACAAGGACCTGCGCGCGGGCGCCGCCCTCTGcgcgcgcgccgccgcgctCGGCCACGTCGACGCCCTCCGGGAGCTCGGCCACTGCCTGCAGGACGGCTACGGCGTCCGCCGCTCCCTCCCGGACGGCCGCCGGCTCCTCCTCCACGCCAACGCCCGCGAACTCCACCTCTCCCTCCGCTCCCTCCCCGCGAACCATCATGGGCCccacccgcacccgcacccgcaccaTCATGGGCAGGCGCCGCCGCGGTGCTGCTCGCTGTTGAGCGACTTCGGGTGCCACGTGGCGGCCGGGGAGGGGCACCCGGCGAACCGGTTCCTGGTGGAGTGGTTCGGGTGCGGGCGGGGGAAGAGgctggcggaggaggaggggctgCGGATGTGCTCGCACGAGGGGTGCGGCCGCCCGGAGACCCGCCGGGCCGAGTTCCGGCGGTGCTCCGTCTGCGGCGCCGTCAACTACTGCTCCCGCGCCTGCCAGGCCCTCCACTGGAAGCTCGCCCACAAGGCCGACTGCTCCCCCCTCGACCGCTGGCTCCTCCCCGACCCCAACCCTCCCATCATCCCGGCTCCCCCGCCCCGCCCATGCCCCGCCCCTGAAATGGTTTGA